A window of the Deinococcus gobiensis I-0 genome harbors these coding sequences:
- a CDS encoding ABC transporter substrate-binding protein, which yields MNTLSVAAALLLAPLSLVQAAPASATAPARAAAPVPVTVALDWVPNLNHIGLYVAQARGWYAAAGLKVTLLPYGSVSPDTLVLAGKADLGISGAEGVTTAVAAGQPLVSVAAIYATNTASFAVLDGSDIRRPRDFDGRVYAAFGAPYETPILQTMIRRDGGQGTFRSPALNVFGLDALLAKRADFMWVFGAVEGVQARRTGHPLRTFSMKDYGVPDYYTPVFTADRRTLPARRDRLRAFMAATARGYDYARTHPAEAARLMIDTAPKGSFPDPGVLRDSLAELGRQGAYRAPGRPWGEQTLKMWTEYPAFLLKAGAVKLPNGQSARQLDFRKLFTDELLRR from the coding sequence ATGAACACATTGTCTGTCGCTGCCGCGCTGCTGCTCGCTCCGCTCTCCCTGGTACAGGCCGCGCCTGCATCCGCCACCGCCCCTGCCCGCGCCGCCGCACCCGTACCCGTCACCGTCGCGCTCGACTGGGTGCCGAACCTCAACCATATCGGCCTGTATGTCGCGCAGGCCCGGGGCTGGTACGCGGCGGCGGGTCTCAAGGTCACGCTGCTGCCCTACGGCTCCGTCAGCCCCGACACGCTGGTTCTCGCAGGCAAGGCCGACCTCGGGATCTCGGGGGCCGAGGGCGTGACCACCGCCGTGGCCGCCGGGCAACCGCTCGTCAGCGTGGCGGCCATCTACGCCACCAACACGGCGTCTTTCGCGGTACTGGACGGATCGGACATCCGGCGGCCACGCGACTTCGACGGCCGGGTCTACGCGGCCTTCGGGGCGCCCTACGAAACGCCGATTCTCCAGACCATGATCCGGCGCGACGGCGGTCAGGGCACCTTCCGCAGTCCGGCCCTGAACGTGTTCGGCCTCGACGCCCTGCTGGCGAAGCGCGCGGACTTCATGTGGGTTTTCGGGGCGGTCGAGGGCGTGCAGGCGCGGCGCACGGGCCATCCGCTCCGGACCTTTTCCATGAAGGACTACGGCGTGCCGGACTATTACACGCCGGTCTTCACCGCCGACCGCCGTACCCTGCCGGCCCGGCGCGACCGGCTGCGGGCCTTCATGGCCGCGACGGCGCGGGGGTACGACTACGCCCGTACCCACCCCGCCGAGGCCGCCCGCCTGATGATCGACACCGCCCCGAAAGGCAGTTTCCCCGACCCCGGCGTCCTGCGAGACAGTCTGGCCGAACTCGGACGTCAGGGGGCCTACCGCGCCCCCGGCCGCCCCTGGGGCGAACAGACCCTGAAGATGTGGACGGAGTATCCCGCTTTCCTGCTGAAGGCGGGCGCAGTGAAACTGCCGAACGGGCAGAGCGCGCGGCAACTGGATTTCCGCAAGCTCTTTACCGACGAGCTGCTGCGCCGCTGA
- a CDS encoding ABC transporter permease: protein MTVPGRLRPALTGPVSLGLGVALCAEAAARLGWVAPYILPAPSAVLAALWRSAPDLARHAAQTLLETGLGLAAAAVLGAGAALALHRLPALQRAALPWLVVSQTVPLVALAPLLLLTLGFGLLPKVLLVLLGSFFPVAVSTLDGLSRADPDLLRVTASLGASPGQLDRLVRWPSALPSFFSGLKVAATYAVPTAIFSEYLGAYAGLGYVLQTSVNARATDLMFAAVAVCALLSVGLVALTTALSRRVLRWLPPQPPF, encoded by the coding sequence TTGACCGTTCCCGGTCGCCTGCGCCCGGCCCTGACGGGACCGGTCTCCCTCGGCTTGGGCGTGGCCCTGTGTGCCGAGGCGGCGGCGCGCCTGGGCTGGGTCGCGCCCTATATCCTGCCTGCTCCCAGCGCCGTGCTGGCGGCCCTGTGGCGCAGCGCCCCAGACCTCGCCCGGCATGCGGCCCAGACCCTGCTCGAAACGGGACTGGGGCTGGCCGCAGCGGCCGTGCTGGGGGCCGGCGCGGCGCTGGCGCTGCACCGCCTCCCGGCCCTGCAACGTGCGGCGCTGCCCTGGCTGGTCGTGTCCCAGACGGTGCCGCTGGTGGCGCTCGCCCCCCTGCTGCTGCTGACCCTGGGCTTCGGACTGCTGCCCAAGGTGCTGCTGGTCCTGCTGGGCAGCTTCTTTCCGGTCGCGGTGTCCACCCTCGACGGCCTGTCGCGCGCCGACCCCGACCTGCTGCGCGTCACCGCGAGCCTGGGCGCGTCGCCGGGCCAGCTCGACCGCCTCGTGCGCTGGCCGTCGGCCCTCCCGAGCTTCTTTTCAGGCCTGAAGGTGGCGGCGACTTACGCCGTACCCACCGCCATCTTCTCCGAATATCTCGGCGCATATGCCGGGCTGGGGTATGTCCTCCAGACCAGCGTGAATGCCCGCGCCACCGACCTCATGTTCGCGGCCGTCGCCGTATGTGCGCTGCTCAGCGTGGGGCTGGTGGCCCTGACCACGGCCCTGTCCCGCCGCGTCCTGCGCTGGCTGCCGCCCCAGCCGCCCTTCTGA
- a CDS encoding glycoside hydrolase family 43 protein, with protein sequence MLKWSVSLPLTLTLAACGQLATVAPTASQTAPPALLTPQGQTSIRNADPSVLRVGSTYYSVESDGNNIYTRAAGSVDALAAAPRVLIWASAKNLPNVWAPEIVREPADGRYYIYFAAGDGGGGQRMYVSSSASPGSGYSDPQRMSLPDDRWAIDGTAFTFGGTRWFVWSGWAGTTNGEQNLYVARMNTPTSTTGARYIISQPREGWEQADPSPPTRVNEAPEPVVDPSGQLHIVYSANGSWAANYCLADLRLSSGGDPTNVWAWYKSNGCLFGSNGSLMMSGWDPTLNVNGPGHHSFVLLNGDVSTSPPSGSRFPLMFHAVPKSLNYTWGNRSWYSGTFMWWGNTAYTRGPGNGPTSNTGWSLKFFE encoded by the coding sequence ATGCTGAAGTGGAGTGTTTCGCTGCCCCTCACCCTGACCCTCGCCGCCTGCGGCCAGCTCGCCACGGTCGCGCCCACCGCCAGTCAGACCGCGCCGCCCGCACTGCTTACCCCCCAGGGCCAGACCAGCATCCGCAACGCCGACCCCAGTGTGCTGCGCGTAGGCTCCACCTACTACTCGGTCGAGTCGGACGGCAACAATATCTATACCCGCGCCGCCGGCAGTGTGGACGCCCTGGCGGCAGCGCCGCGCGTGCTCATCTGGGCGAGTGCGAAGAATCTGCCCAACGTGTGGGCCCCGGAAATCGTGCGCGAGCCGGCCGACGGGCGCTACTACATCTACTTCGCGGCCGGGGACGGGGGCGGCGGGCAGCGTATGTACGTGTCGTCCTCGGCCAGCCCGGGCAGCGGCTACAGCGATCCGCAGCGCATGTCCCTGCCCGACGACCGCTGGGCCATCGACGGCACGGCCTTCACGTTCGGGGGCACACGCTGGTTCGTATGGTCCGGCTGGGCGGGCACCACCAACGGCGAGCAGAATCTCTACGTCGCCCGCATGAACACCCCAACCTCGACAACCGGGGCGCGATACATCATCTCGCAGCCGCGCGAGGGCTGGGAGCAGGCCGACCCCTCACCGCCCACCCGCGTCAACGAGGCGCCCGAGCCGGTCGTGGACCCGAGTGGGCAGCTGCACATCGTGTACTCGGCCAACGGCAGCTGGGCGGCGAACTACTGCCTCGCCGACCTGCGCCTGAGCAGCGGCGGCGACCCGACCAACGTGTGGGCGTGGTACAAGTCCAACGGCTGCCTGTTCGGCTCCAACGGCAGCCTGATGATGAGCGGCTGGGACCCCACGCTGAATGTCAATGGGCCGGGGCACCACAGTTTCGTGCTGCTGAACGGCGACGTTTCGACCAGCCCGCCCTCGGGGTCGCGCTTTCCCCTGATGTTCCACGCCGTGCCCAAATCCCTGAACTACACCTGGGGCAACCGCTCGTGGTACAGCGGCACGTTCATGTGGTGGGGCAATACGGCCTATACGCGCGGCCCCGGCAACGGCCCGACGAGCAACACCGGCTGGAGCCTAAAGTTCTTCGAGTAG
- a CDS encoding response regulator has product MPKFQVLLIDDNEADLYLLAAAFEAYPNVQLVPYTQPVAALQWAESQARKGQLPDLVLLDLSMPRMDGWEWLRTARRQPLLGALPVLLYSQTPREVWAQDEAGTLACPCWQKPMTFLEVQAQAQQLCEIWLRQHSFTPEALQTPHAS; this is encoded by the coding sequence ATGCCGAAGTTCCAGGTTCTCCTCATCGACGACAACGAGGCGGACCTGTATCTCCTGGCCGCGGCCTTCGAGGCCTACCCGAACGTTCAACTGGTCCCCTATACCCAGCCCGTGGCGGCGCTCCAGTGGGCCGAGTCGCAGGCCCGCAAAGGCCAGTTGCCCGATCTGGTGCTGCTGGACCTCTCGATGCCCCGGATGGACGGCTGGGAGTGGCTCCGCACCGCCCGTCGTCAACCCCTTCTGGGTGCCCTGCCGGTCCTGCTGTATTCGCAGACGCCCAGGGAAGTCTGGGCGCAGGACGAGGCGGGCACGCTGGCCTGCCCCTGCTGGCAGAAGCCCATGACCTTTCTGGAAGTGCAGGCCCAGGCCCAGCAGCTCTGCGAAATCTGGTTGCGCCAGCACAGCTTCACCCCCGAGGCGCTCCAGACTCCACACGCGAGCTGA
- a CDS encoding ABC transporter ATP-binding protein: protein MNTGGTAAPALEVRGASLGYGAAAPPTTPRPGDPVLAGLWLDFPAGEVTGLLGRSGCGKSTLLRALAGLHDFSAGELRRGGEPVPAASQRGRVGFVPQRPALLPWRTVLGNLHLSAEVRGQPQDRGAALELLSRFGLEQTATLYPHQLSGGMAQRVAILRAVLTGAEVLLLDEPFSALDALTRQDIQTWLRGVQRSFRPTTVLVTHDVREATALCDRVAVLSGSPARVGLRLDLRGLTPAGQRAAEADILAALQGGP, encoded by the coding sequence GTGAACACCGGCGGGACCGCTGCTCCGGCCCTGGAGGTGCGCGGCGCGTCGCTGGGTTACGGCGCGGCGGCCCCCCCGACCACGCCGCGACCCGGTGACCCTGTGCTGGCCGGGCTGTGGCTCGACTTTCCGGCCGGAGAGGTCACGGGGCTGCTGGGGCGCAGCGGCTGCGGCAAGAGCACGCTGCTGCGCGCCCTGGCCGGCCTGCACGACTTCTCGGCCGGAGAACTGCGCCGGGGGGGCGAACCGGTCCCCGCCGCCTCGCAGCGGGGGCGCGTGGGTTTCGTGCCGCAGCGCCCGGCCCTGCTGCCCTGGCGCACGGTGCTGGGCAACCTGCACCTGAGTGCCGAGGTGCGGGGGCAGCCCCAGGACCGGGGCGCCGCGCTGGAACTGCTCTCCCGCTTCGGGCTGGAGCAGACGGCCACGCTGTACCCGCACCAGCTCTCGGGCGGCATGGCGCAGCGGGTGGCGATCCTGCGCGCGGTCCTCACGGGGGCCGAGGTCCTGCTGCTCGACGAGCCGTTCAGCGCTCTGGACGCCCTGACCCGCCAGGACATACAGACGTGGCTGCGCGGGGTACAGCGCAGTTTCCGGCCGACCACCGTGCTCGTCACCCACGACGTGCGCGAGGCGACCGCGCTGTGCGACCGCGTGGCCGTGCTGTCGGGCAGCCCGGCGCGCGTGGGGCTGCGGCTCGACCTGCGCGGCCTGACTCCCGCAGGGCAGCGCGCGGCCGAGGCCGACATTCTCGCGGCCCTGCAGGGCGGCCCTTGA
- a CDS encoding PAAR domain-containing protein, with translation MSFPALRVGDPGAHGGAVSAGAATVTVAGLPAARVGDPHSEPPPLAAHGPQVIARGSATVFIEGRPAAREGDLLGCGAVLSATQATVLIGG, from the coding sequence ATGTCCTTTCCAGCCCTCCGCGTCGGGGATCCCGGCGCACACGGCGGCGCGGTGAGCGCCGGGGCCGCCACCGTCACCGTCGCCGGTCTGCCTGCGGCACGGGTCGGCGACCCCCACAGCGAGCCCCCTCCCCTGGCGGCCCACGGCCCACAGGTCATCGCCAGAGGATCGGCCACCGTCTTCATCGAGGGCCGACCCGCCGCGCGTGAGGGAGACCTCCTGGGGTGCGGCGCGGTGCTCAGCGCCACCCAGGCGACGGTTCTCATCGGCGGATGA
- a CDS encoding MDR family MFS transporter, which yields MTQTSPPATTGQHINYAETLDLRTKQLIVAGVLLGLFLSALDQTIVSTALPRIARELDGLSLYSWVTTAYLLTSSAMVPIYGKLSDLYGRKPILMIGIVIFLLGSALCGLSGEPFLGNLFGGGMMQLVVFRGVQGIGAAALASVAFAIVADIFAPRDRAKYQGLFGAVFGLSSVIGPLLGGFLTDSLSWRWVFYVNLPLGLIALAFIFAKMPRLASGLKAKVDYLGAALIIVFTVPLLLALTWGADGNYAWGSPQLLSLFALSAAALVAFLFAESRHPSPIVPLGLFRNRTFTWVMISRFLVGAGFLGAILFLTLFLVNVRGFSATGAGTATIPLTIGFIIGAQSAGLLAARLGRYKWLIVGALSLATVAFIWLSTITADTSYPMLAARMVLVGLGLGPTVSLFTLAAQSAVSRQEIGVATSSGTFFQQMGGTIGVALFGAVLTSALGTQFKTNFAEVVRNAPPQLQSQLATVQNGSGGAQGGQAFDAEAAKQKAEAGIKAGFAQQYQTIETAVRSGDPAQFAALKQNAQLPEALRSGLAGVPDQAVQSPAGQTQVLTRVRQSFDTAQTEVLAQTDRSLDGVSRAIKVSFANSVARIYAVGIFVIALALIAALFIPDRRLGSRDPQAAPVMDAH from the coding sequence GTGACCCAGACCTCTCCACCCGCGACGACCGGACAGCACATCAACTACGCCGAAACCCTCGATCTCCGGACCAAGCAGCTGATCGTGGCCGGCGTGCTGCTGGGCCTGTTCCTCTCGGCCCTCGACCAGACCATCGTGTCGACGGCGCTGCCACGCATCGCGCGCGAACTCGACGGCCTGAGCCTGTATTCCTGGGTCACGACCGCCTATCTGCTGACCAGCAGCGCGATGGTGCCCATCTACGGCAAGCTCTCGGACCTGTACGGCCGCAAGCCGATCCTGATGATCGGCATCGTCATCTTCCTGCTGGGCTCGGCGCTGTGCGGGCTGTCGGGCGAGCCGTTCCTGGGCAACCTCTTCGGCGGCGGCATGATGCAACTCGTCGTCTTCCGGGGCGTGCAGGGCATCGGGGCGGCGGCGCTGGCTTCTGTGGCCTTCGCCATCGTCGCCGACATCTTCGCGCCGCGAGACCGCGCCAAGTACCAGGGCCTGTTCGGGGCCGTGTTCGGCCTGAGCAGCGTCATCGGGCCGCTCCTGGGCGGCTTCCTGACCGATAGCCTCAGCTGGCGCTGGGTGTTCTACGTCAACCTGCCGCTGGGCCTGATCGCGCTCGCCTTCATCTTCGCCAAGATGCCCCGGCTCGCCAGCGGCCTCAAGGCCAAGGTGGACTACCTGGGCGCGGCCCTCATCATCGTGTTCACGGTGCCGCTGCTGCTCGCGCTGACCTGGGGGGCCGACGGCAACTACGCCTGGGGCAGCCCGCAACTGCTCTCGCTCTTCGCGCTCTCGGCAGCCGCCCTCGTGGCCTTCCTGTTCGCGGAGTCGCGTCATCCCAGCCCCATCGTGCCGCTGGGCCTGTTCCGCAACCGCACCTTCACGTGGGTCATGATCTCGCGCTTCCTGGTGGGGGCAGGCTTCCTGGGGGCCATCCTGTTCCTCACGCTGTTCCTGGTGAACGTCCGGGGCTTCAGCGCCACCGGGGCGGGCACGGCGACCATTCCCCTCACCATCGGCTTCATCATCGGCGCGCAGAGTGCCGGTCTGCTCGCGGCGCGCCTGGGGCGCTACAAGTGGCTCATCGTGGGGGCCCTGAGCCTCGCCACGGTGGCCTTCATCTGGCTCTCGACCATCACGGCCGACACCTCCTATCCGATGCTCGCCGCCCGCATGGTGCTGGTGGGCCTGGGCCTGGGCCCGACCGTCTCGCTGTTCACCCTCGCCGCGCAGAGTGCCGTCTCCCGCCAGGAAATCGGGGTCGCCACCAGCAGCGGTACCTTCTTCCAGCAGATGGGCGGCACCATCGGCGTGGCCCTGTTCGGCGCGGTCCTGACCTCGGCGCTCGGCACGCAGTTCAAGACCAACTTCGCCGAGGTGGTCCGGAACGCGCCCCCGCAGCTCCAGAGCCAGCTGGCGACCGTCCAGAACGGCAGTGGCGGCGCTCAGGGCGGACAGGCCTTCGATGCCGAGGCCGCCAAGCAGAAGGCCGAGGCCGGCATCAAGGCCGGGTTCGCGCAGCAGTACCAGACCATCGAGACGGCGGTGCGCAGCGGCGACCCTGCGCAGTTCGCGGCACTCAAGCAGAACGCCCAGCTTCCTGAAGCCCTGCGCAGCGGCCTCGCCGGGGTTCCGGATCAGGCGGTGCAGTCCCCGGCCGGCCAGACCCAGGTCCTGACCCGTGTCCGGCAGAGCTTCGACACGGCGCAGACCGAGGTGCTGGCCCAGACCGACCGCTCGCTCGACGGGGTGAGCCGCGCCATCAAGGTGAGCTTCGCCAACAGCGTGGCGCGCATCTACGCGGTCGGCATCTTCGTCATCGCCCTGGCGCTCATCGCCGCGCTGTTCATCCCCGACCGCCGCCTGGGGAGCCGCGATCCCCAGGCGGCGCCCGTGATGGACGCCCACTGA
- a CDS encoding glycoside hydrolase family 43 protein, with the protein MSDAVAADLLPTGPLHEAYFADPFVLLHEGRYYAYGTAGLVDGRAFGVLTSADLREWQACGGALEPISDEPRDYWAPEVAHEDGQFYMYYSVGIGDQGHHLRVAVADRPAGPFRDLGLNLTPDEPFAIDPHPFRASSGEWFLYFARDDLGGERPGTVLCVAPLRGMTRLGEIRTVLRASGDWQRYQSGRAMYGGVHDWHTLEGAFVVERHGQFHLLYSGGAWTGEGYGVGHAVADHPLGPFHEPQQAATVLRSGAGLTGPGHASVTQRGGEDILVFHAWNPEHTKRQLHAAPLDWSGGVPRVRRS; encoded by the coding sequence ATGAGCGACGCCGTGGCGGCCGACCTCCTGCCGACCGGACCACTGCACGAGGCCTATTTCGCCGATCCCTTCGTGCTGCTCCATGAGGGCCGCTACTACGCCTATGGCACGGCCGGACTGGTGGACGGGCGGGCCTTCGGGGTCCTGACCTCGGCCGACCTGCGCGAGTGGCAGGCCTGCGGCGGGGCGCTGGAACCCATCAGCGACGAGCCGCGCGACTACTGGGCGCCGGAAGTGGCCCACGAGGACGGCCAGTTCTACATGTACTACTCGGTGGGCATCGGGGACCAGGGCCATCACCTGCGCGTCGCGGTGGCCGACAGGCCGGCCGGCCCCTTTCGTGACCTGGGCCTGAACCTCACGCCGGACGAGCCCTTCGCCATCGACCCGCACCCCTTCCGGGCCAGCAGCGGCGAGTGGTTCCTGTATTTTGCGCGCGACGACCTGGGGGGCGAGCGCCCCGGCACCGTGCTGTGCGTGGCGCCACTGCGCGGCATGACCCGGCTGGGCGAGATCCGTACCGTGCTGCGGGCCAGCGGCGACTGGCAGCGGTACCAGTCGGGGCGGGCGATGTACGGCGGTGTCCACGACTGGCACACGCTGGAAGGGGCCTTCGTCGTGGAGCGTCATGGGCAGTTCCACCTGCTGTATTCGGGCGGCGCCTGGACCGGCGAGGGCTACGGCGTGGGTCACGCGGTCGCCGACCATCCACTGGGCCCCTTCCACGAACCGCAGCAGGCGGCGACCGTGCTGCGCTCCGGCGCGGGCCTCACCGGCCCCGGCCACGCCAGCGTGACGCAGCGCGGCGGCGAGGACATCCTGGTGTTCCACGCCTGGAATCCCGAGCACACCAAACGGCAGCTCCACGCCGCGCCGCTGGACTGGTCCGGGGGCGTGCCCCGGGTCCGGCGCTCCTGA
- a CDS encoding MarR family winged helix-turn-helix transcriptional regulator: MNSDRPPDPPTPASSPGPPDESAEAVARTVGRSLKRYQGYVNAYTQRLNEADHEDTQLSSRQIGVLFQLRAHGTQNVSALARSVGLTLSATSHLLERLVQHGLVVRSEDPDNRRQKRIALSDQGQGLLGRLERDALQAYTLLLLHAPADVLGELRCCLGRLDPYLPASPGEFAAQASRALCPHPPTPSPTPEDQP, from the coding sequence ATGAACAGCGACCGGCCCCCCGATCCCCCGACCCCCGCATCTTCCCCCGGTCCCCCGGACGAGTCGGCCGAGGCCGTGGCCCGGACCGTGGGCCGCTCGCTGAAGCGCTACCAGGGCTATGTCAACGCCTACACGCAGCGTCTCAACGAGGCCGACCACGAGGACACGCAGCTGTCTTCCCGGCAGATCGGCGTGCTGTTCCAGCTGCGCGCGCACGGTACCCAGAACGTCTCGGCCCTGGCCCGGTCCGTGGGGCTCACCCTCTCGGCCACCAGTCACCTGCTGGAACGGCTCGTCCAGCACGGGCTCGTGGTGCGCAGCGAGGACCCCGACAACCGCCGTCAGAAGCGGATCGCGCTGAGCGATCAGGGCCAGGGCCTCCTGGGCCGCCTGGAACGCGACGCCCTTCAGGCCTACACCCTGCTGCTGCTCCATGCCCCGGCCGACGTCCTGGGCGAACTGCGCTGCTGCCTGGGCCGCCTCGATCCCTATCTGCCCGCCAGTCCCGGCGAGTTTGCGGCTCAGGCCAGCAGGGCCCTCTGCCCCCATCCCCCCACCCCCTCCCCTACCCCCGAGGATCAACCGTGA
- a CDS encoding response regulator, translated as MTGRQPPYVLLIEDNPLDVFLLETAFELAHVQVDLEVAQDGAAGLEVLEAACRDNRLPKMVILDYNMPKLNGAEVLTRLRQDERLSELKVVMLTTSRSHEAQIRALRADDYLIKPEGVDAAQAVALKLAAHWQ; from the coding sequence GTGACTGGGCGACAACCCCCCTACGTGCTGCTGATAGAAGACAATCCCCTCGACGTTTTCCTGCTGGAGACGGCTTTCGAGCTGGCGCACGTGCAGGTCGATCTGGAAGTGGCCCAGGACGGAGCCGCCGGGCTCGAAGTCCTGGAAGCCGCCTGCCGCGACAACCGGCTGCCCAAGATGGTCATCCTGGACTACAACATGCCCAAGCTCAACGGCGCGGAGGTCCTGACCCGGCTGCGGCAGGACGAGCGCCTGTCGGAACTCAAGGTGGTCATGCTGACGACCTCGCGCTCGCATGAGGCGCAGATCCGGGCGCTGCGGGCCGACGACTACCTCATCAAGCCCGAAGGGGTGGACGCGGCTCAGGCCGTCGCCCTGAAACTGGCCGCGCACTGGCAGTAG
- a CDS encoding DUF4255 domain-containing protein, producing the protein MIGALHEALRSMLYSDGKIPPGDVDITFATPTRDWAAAINRPTINFNLYAIVENAQLRENEFMHIRHDARETKRLRPRRIDLRYVVTTHFKSQLPELDDQEWQVLWRVLATLVRNADWPDDLLPAEVRALDTPLQAQVAQAESAPRVSEVFSALGIPPRPALHYVLTAPLDLNIEQLRSLAVGLSFSMRDPSGGLAQESRRYAWTLVDGAGEPVVGAEVRLPDGPGFSVSGNDGLFTTRLPHDEVAQVLVRLAGTAIWHLLRTLPGEYRVVFTPEVSSAAGGPAELPA; encoded by the coding sequence ATGATCGGCGCCCTGCACGAGGCGCTGCGCTCGATGCTCTACAGCGACGGCAAGATTCCACCCGGCGACGTGGACATCACCTTCGCCACCCCCACGCGGGACTGGGCGGCCGCCATCAACCGGCCCACCATCAATTTCAACCTGTATGCCATCGTCGAGAACGCCCAGCTGCGCGAGAACGAATTTATGCATATCCGTCACGACGCGCGCGAGACCAAGCGCCTGCGCCCACGCCGCATCGACCTGCGCTACGTCGTGACCACGCATTTCAAGTCGCAGCTGCCCGAACTCGACGACCAGGAATGGCAGGTGCTGTGGCGGGTCCTCGCCACGCTGGTCCGCAATGCCGACTGGCCCGACGACCTGCTGCCGGCCGAGGTCCGGGCGCTCGACACGCCGCTCCAGGCGCAGGTGGCCCAGGCCGAAAGCGCCCCACGCGTCTCGGAGGTGTTCAGCGCCCTGGGCATCCCGCCCCGGCCTGCGCTGCACTATGTCCTGACCGCGCCCCTGGACCTGAACATCGAGCAGCTGCGGAGCCTCGCCGTGGGCCTGAGCTTCAGCATGCGTGACCCCTCCGGCGGCCTGGCGCAGGAATCCCGGCGCTATGCCTGGACCCTGGTGGACGGTGCGGGCGAGCCGGTCGTGGGCGCCGAGGTCCGGCTGCCCGACGGTCCCGGCTTCAGCGTCAGCGGCAACGACGGCCTGTTCACCACCCGCTTGCCACACGACGAGGTCGCGCAGGTGCTCGTGCGTCTGGCGGGTACGGCCATCTGGCATCTGCTGCGCACCCTGCCAGGCGAGTACCGGGTGGTCTTCACTCCAGAGGTTTCTTCGGCGGCAGGTGGCCCGGCCGAACTGCCCGCCTGA
- a CDS encoding molecular chaperone — protein sequence MRKAVWLWAALGLCGGAGAQSFSLTPTAFNINPERTNTAQVRLQNQTLQPLQFRVEVMKWTMDGTQVSYVPTRDVVVNPATFQLGPQGAQVIRVGVLKKAGADEMTYRVFVRQVLDTATAQADQQDAQINLSRLINISLPVYVTPPDSAAKVSFRINAGGQTPTLEVTNGGNRHLTLRQLRLVSGDQTFPIGSNAVLGKSTLALALPAALPAGAVVEARYQDADDKEQRAAVAR from the coding sequence TTGAGAAAAGCAGTCTGGCTATGGGCGGCCCTGGGCCTGTGCGGCGGGGCCGGTGCCCAGTCGTTCAGCCTCACGCCCACCGCGTTCAACATCAACCCCGAGCGCACCAACACGGCGCAGGTCCGCCTTCAGAACCAGACCCTCCAGCCCCTGCAATTCCGGGTCGAGGTCATGAAGTGGACGATGGACGGGACCCAGGTGTCCTACGTGCCCACCCGCGACGTGGTCGTGAATCCGGCGACCTTCCAGCTCGGGCCGCAGGGCGCGCAGGTGATCCGCGTGGGGGTCCTGAAAAAGGCCGGGGCCGACGAGATGACCTACCGGGTGTTCGTGCGGCAGGTGCTGGATACGGCGACTGCCCAGGCCGACCAGCAGGACGCCCAGATCAACCTGTCGCGGCTCATCAACATCTCGCTGCCGGTCTACGTGACCCCGCCCGACAGCGCCGCGAAGGTCAGTTTCCGCATCAATGCCGGGGGCCAGACCCCCACCCTGGAGGTCACGAACGGCGGCAACCGGCACCTGACCCTGCGGCAGCTGCGCCTGGTCAGCGGCGACCAGACCTTTCCCATCGGCAGCAACGCCGTTCTGGGCAAGAGTACGCTGGCGCTGGCGCTGCCTGCGGCGCTGCCGGCCGGCGCGGTGGTCGAGGCCCGTTACCAGGACGCCGACGACAAGGAACAGCGCGCCGCTGTGGCGCGCTAG
- a CDS encoding response regulator yields the protein MPLLRVLLVDDSPADRFLAQEVFSAHGGTVSLTLTESGDTALAHLNTPDAPLPDVLLLDLNMPGMSGLDVLTEVKQSPTLHHIPVVMLTTSHARLDIEAAYALQASGYLVKSSDFGSFLQQIEAFVTYWSGHLFALPALP from the coding sequence ATGCCACTGCTCCGGGTGCTCCTCGTCGACGACAGCCCTGCGGACCGTTTCCTGGCCCAGGAGGTCTTCTCGGCGCACGGGGGCACTGTCAGCCTTACCCTGACCGAGAGTGGCGACACCGCGCTGGCCCACCTGAACACCCCCGACGCCCCCCTCCCGGATGTTCTGCTCCTCGATCTCAACATGCCCGGGATGAGCGGCCTCGACGTCCTCACCGAGGTGAAGCAGTCGCCTACGCTCCACCACATCCCCGTGGTCATGCTCACGACCTCTCACGCCCGGCTGGATATCGAGGCCGCCTACGCCCTCCAGGCCAGCGGCTACCTCGTCAAATCGTCCGATTTCGGAAGCTTCCTGCAGCAGATCGAAGCCTTCGTCACCTACTGGTCCGGACATCTCTTCGCCCTTCCGGCGCTGCCTTAA